The Gemmatimonadota bacterium genome contains the following window.
CCGGGGCCCCGTGCTCCTGGTCAACCGGCGCCTGCACACCTACGTTTCCCCGGAGAAGGTCGACGGGATACTCGCGGAACTCGAGAAGGAAACCGATAAAGGATAGGGCTATGGCCGCACCGCTCGAAATCCTGACGGCGCCCCTCCCGGCGGAAACCGATCCCGGCGACATGGACGGCTACCTGGCCGGCGGCGGTTACGGCGCGGTACGGAAGGCACTGAAGTCCATGAGCCAGGCCGAGCTGATTGAGGAGATCAACGCCTCGGGGATAAAGGGCCGCGGCGGGGCCGGGTTCTCGACGGGCATGAAGTGGAACCTCTGCGCCGACCGGTTTCCCCGGTACCTGTGCGCCAACGCCGACGAAAGCGAACCGGGCAGCTTCAAGGACCGGCTCCTTCTGGAGTCGAAGCCCCACCAGATCATCGAAGGCATGATCATCACCAGCTACGCCCTGGGGATCAACCTGGGCTACATCTATATCCGGGGCGAGTTCTTTCAGATCATCGACCAGATGGAAGCCGCCCTCGAGGACGCCCGGAAACATGGCTTTCTGGGCGCCGATATCCTGGGAACGGGCTACGACCTCGAGCTGTACGTCCATCCAGGCGCGGGGGCCTACATCTGCGGAGAAGAGACGGGCCTGATCGAGTCCCTCGAGGGCAACCGGCCCTACCCCCGGCTGAAGCCGCCCTATTTCCCCGCTGCCATCGGGCTCTGGGGCCAGCCCACGATCGTCAACAACGTGGAGACCATGGCCCAGATCGCCACCATCGTCGACATGGGTGCGGAAGCCTACACAGCCATCGGCTCGGAGGAGGATACGACCGGTCCTCGCCTCTTCGGACTGTGCGGTCACGTAAACAAACCTGGCATCTACGAGTACGATTCCGAGGTCACGCTGAGGGAGCTGATCTACGACGCGGCCGGCGGCATCCGGGACGGCAACCGGCTGAAAGGCGTCATTCCGGGCGGCATCTCGGCGCCGATCCTGACGCCGGAAGAAATCGATACGCCTATGGGCTTCGGCGCTCTGGGCAAGCTGGGGTCCATGGGCGGTACCGGCGGGATCATCGTGATGGACGAGACCACCAGCATGGTGGACGCCCTGCTCAACGCGTCCTCCTTCGCCGCCCACGAGTCCTGCGGCCAGTGCACGCCCTGCCGCGAAGGAGTGCCCTGGATGAACGACATCCTGCGGCGTATCCGCAACGGCCAGGGCAGGGACGAGGACCTTGACCTGCTGCTCGACATCTGCAAGCAGATCCACGGCCACACCGTCTGTGTCTTCGGCCAGGCGCCGGGCGTCTGGCCCGTGCGCACCATTCTCGTCAAGTACTGGCCCGAGTTCAGGGCCTGCATCGAACGGAAGGAACTGGTCGTCCTGCCCCTGGAGGAATCCTACTTGCGGCCCGATCAGTATGAGCACATTCCCCCCGTACCCGGCAATTTCCGGCTGAAGGCCGACGAAGCCGATGCCGCCGGATGAGCGAACCATGGCAACCATAACGATAGACGAACAGCAATACACCGTGGAAGAAGGCCGCAACCTGATCGACGCGGCGGCGGACCTGGGCATCGACATCCCCCATTTCTGCTACCACCCCGGCCTGGCGCCGGACGGCAACTGCCGGATGTGCCTGACCGAGATGG
Protein-coding sequences here:
- the nuoF gene encoding NADH-quinone oxidoreductase subunit NuoF, whose product is MAAPLEILTAPLPAETDPGDMDGYLAGGGYGAVRKALKSMSQAELIEEINASGIKGRGGAGFSTGMKWNLCADRFPRYLCANADESEPGSFKDRLLLESKPHQIIEGMIITSYALGINLGYIYIRGEFFQIIDQMEAALEDARKHGFLGADILGTGYDLELYVHPGAGAYICGEETGLIESLEGNRPYPRLKPPYFPAAIGLWGQPTIVNNVETMAQIATIVDMGAEAYTAIGSEEDTTGPRLFGLCGHVNKPGIYEYDSEVTLRELIYDAAGGIRDGNRLKGVIPGGISAPILTPEEIDTPMGFGALGKLGSMGGTGGIIVMDETTSMVDALLNASSFAAHESCGQCTPCREGVPWMNDILRRIRNGQGRDEDLDLLLDICKQIHGHTVCVFGQAPGVWPVRTILVKYWPEFRACIERKELVVLPLEESYLRPDQYEHIPPVPGNFRLKADEADAAG